Sequence from the Ochrobactrum sp. Marseille-Q0166 genome:
AGCCGCAAGCGCTCGCGGCGACGGGCCATAAGGATTCTCATTGGTGTTGAGTTTGATGTATTTGCGGCCCTTCGGCTGTTCTCCTGGAACATAAGGAAGCAATGTCTCAACAAAGGGACTCCAGAATCTACTCATCGTTCGTTTATCCTTTATTGGCGCTCTTCTGCTCAACGGAAATCACGGATTGCTCCAATGATTTGATCCTGAATGTCATCATCGAGATATGGCCCCATGGGCAAGCTGAGGACAGTATCGGCCTTGGCTTCTGATACCGGCAGACCACCAGGGCCTACCCAGCACCGGGCATAAGCGGGCTGCCGATGCAGCGGGATCGGGTAATAGATCGCAGTCGGAACGTCGCGAGATTTCAGATGTGCGGCCAAGGCGTCCCGGTCCGCGTGTTCAATCGTATATTGCGCCCATACCGAACGCCCTCCTTCGATCACTGTCGGCGTTGCTGCGACCGCACCAGCAAGGCCGCTGTTATAGCGGTCGGCGACACGATTCCTCAGCTCGATTTCCGTGTCGAAAATCTTGAGCTTTTCCAGAAGGACCGCTGCTTGGATTGTGTCCAGGCGGCCGGTCATTCCCAAGCGCAGGTTGAGGTATTTGGGATCATGAACAAATCCTCTGCTCTCAATATCTCTGGCTGTTGCCTGTCCATGCACCCGCAGCGACGTGAGGTGATCATAAAGCTCCTCATTCTTCACCAGAACGGCGCCGCCGTCACCGTAGCAACCCAAAGGCTTCGCAGGGAAGAAGCTAATCGTCGTCGCATCGGCCCAATAAATGGGATGACGCTCGTG
This genomic interval carries:
- a CDS encoding DegT/DnrJ/EryC1/StrS aminotransferase family protein; this translates as MLTPFIDILAQRRVIGPAIDAAILSVTRSGQFIMGPEVHAFEKELATFGQAGLALSCSNGTDALTLLMRAWGIGTGDAVFCPSFTFAATAETIALTGASPIFVDIRPDTLTIDPAHLLAAIEDVTRNSVLKPKAIIAVDLFGQPANYPILRSIADTFQLKLIADSAQGFGCKLHERHPIYWADATTISFFPAKPLGCYGDGGAVLVKNEELYDHLTSLRVHGQATARDIESRGFVHDPKYLNLRLGMTGRLDTIQAAVLLEKLKIFDTEIELRNRVADRYNSGLAGAVAATPTVIEGGRSVWAQYTIEHADRDALAAHLKSRDVPTAIYYPIPLHRQPAYARCWVGPGGLPVSEAKADTVLSLPMGPYLDDDIQDQIIGAIRDFR